Proteins encoded by one window of Leptospira neocaledonica:
- a CDS encoding DUF1564 family protein, translated as MNSTVFQNENLKRKARIVKNPYPSTALIPDRLWRKVPIDCKRNFPLYLRRLQEKYGLLLQSQRYIGRNPLRTSFQAKGQNLVRHSYRPQEEHYQELRNVALAHGVSMNYIIVLMIHWDFLQVDERILSHFWRNRKPPTSRIIDIRRILNLETREVLIILVGWPRQFTLKRGSPNWT; from the coding sequence ATGAACTCTACCGTTTTCCAAAATGAGAACCTCAAACGAAAAGCAAGGATCGTTAAGAATCCTTATCCTTCTACGGCATTGATTCCAGATAGGCTCTGGAGAAAAGTTCCTATCGACTGTAAGCGAAATTTTCCTCTATATTTGAGACGACTACAGGAGAAATACGGCCTGTTGCTTCAATCCCAGAGATACATTGGAAGAAACCCGCTTAGAACTTCTTTTCAGGCGAAAGGTCAGAATTTGGTTCGTCACAGTTATCGTCCCCAAGAAGAACATTACCAAGAACTGAGAAATGTGGCCCTTGCGCACGGCGTCTCGATGAATTATATAATTGTGTTAATGATCCATTGGGACTTTCTTCAAGTGGATGAAAGAATTCTTTCTCACTTTTGGAGGAATCGAAAACCTCCGACTTCAAGAATTATAGATATTCGTCGTATTTTGAATTTAGAGACTAGAGAAGTTTTGATCATTTTAGTAGGATGGCCTCGGCAATTTACTCTTAAAAGAGGATCGCCCAATTGGACCTAA
- a CDS encoding DNA-methyltransferase: MKDILVPETSHILYNSDSRKMDELSDESVNLILTSPPYPMVEMWDNLFKSWDKNTKNALTKNLGNEAFEAMHLQLDKVWRECFRVLKEGGILLVNIGDATRSIGGEFGLFSNHSRILQACRNFGFSSLPDILWRKQTNSPTKFMGSGMFPVGAYVTYEHEYILVLRKGGLRKYSKSETEIRRNSAFFWEERNVWFSDVWDLKGERQIFKDVGASRERTAAFPLDFAYRLVNMFSIKGDAVLDPFLGTGTTSLAALLSSRNSIGYDVDQGILEIAKKKLLGAVNVSSKILQNRLQSHLDFILDRKKQKKEIAHKNKYYGFPVITSQETELTFELVDSSYESEHFSLKANYSRYNLQNSSKK, encoded by the coding sequence ATGAAGGATATACTCGTTCCGGAAACTTCTCATATATTATATAATTCCGATTCGAGAAAAATGGATGAGCTTTCGGATGAAAGCGTTAACCTCATATTAACTTCACCTCCTTATCCTATGGTAGAAATGTGGGATAATCTTTTCAAAAGTTGGGATAAAAACACCAAGAATGCCCTTACCAAAAATTTAGGAAATGAAGCCTTCGAGGCAATGCATTTACAGCTGGATAAGGTCTGGAGAGAATGCTTCCGCGTTTTGAAAGAGGGTGGGATCCTACTTGTGAACATAGGCGATGCCACTCGAAGTATTGGAGGCGAATTCGGTTTATTTTCGAATCATTCTCGGATTTTACAGGCTTGTCGTAACTTCGGCTTTAGTTCATTGCCTGATATCTTGTGGAGAAAACAGACCAATTCTCCAACCAAGTTTATGGGGTCCGGAATGTTTCCGGTCGGGGCATATGTTACCTACGAGCATGAGTATATTTTGGTCCTTCGAAAAGGCGGACTTAGGAAGTATTCTAAATCTGAGACGGAGATCCGACGAAATAGCGCCTTTTTTTGGGAAGAAAGAAATGTCTGGTTCTCTGATGTCTGGGATCTAAAGGGAGAAAGGCAGATTTTTAAGGATGTAGGAGCTTCGCGGGAAAGGACGGCTGCATTCCCTCTGGATTTTGCCTACAGATTAGTGAATATGTTTTCTATAAAGGGTGATGCCGTCTTAGATCCATTTTTAGGGACGGGAACTACATCATTAGCGGCTCTTCTCTCTTCCAGAAATAGTATTGGATACGATGTAGATCAGGGAATTCTTGAAATTGCTAAAAAGAAGCTTCTTGGCGCAGTGAATGTTTCGTCGAAGATACTACAAAACAGATTACAAAGTCACCTTGACTTCATTTTGGATAGGAAGAAGCAGAAGAAAGAGATTGCACATAAGAACAAATACTATGGATTTCCAGTAATCACTTCTCAAGAGACAGAATTGACCTTCGAATTGGTAGATTCTTCATACGAAAGTGAACATTTCTCCTTGAAAGCTAATTATTCCCGATATAATCTGCAAAATTCTTCCAAAAAGTAA
- the ahcY gene encoding adenosylhomocysteinase: MSATIQEKGLKYKVKDISLADWGREEIILAEKEMPGLMSLRKEYKGKQPLKGARIAGSLHMTIQTAVLIETLTELGAEVRWSSCNIFSTQDHAAAAIAKTGVPVFAWKGETEEEYWWCVEQTIFFEDGKGPNMILDDGGDLTMYVHEKYPQLLAEIKGVSEETTTGVKGLEKLLKKGELKLPAINVNDSVTKSKFDNLYGCRESLADGIKRATDVMLAGKVALVCGYGDVGKGSAASLRNFGARVIVTEIDPICALQAVMEGYQVLRVEDAIEFTDIVVTATGNDDIISLEHMKAMKDGAILCNIGHFDTEIQMSRLNAEKGVVKKEIKPQVDKYTFENGKSIIVLAEGRLVNLGCATGHPSFVMSCSFTNQVLAQIELWNNKYEIGVYRLPKKLDEKVAALHLEQLGVRLTTLNAKQAEYIGVPVEGPFKPEHYRY; this comes from the coding sequence ATGTCCGCTACAATACAAGAAAAAGGTTTAAAATATAAGGTTAAAGACATTTCACTCGCGGACTGGGGTCGCGAAGAAATCATTCTGGCAGAGAAAGAAATGCCAGGTCTGATGTCCTTACGCAAAGAATATAAGGGGAAACAACCTCTGAAAGGCGCGCGTATCGCGGGTTCTCTTCACATGACCATCCAAACTGCGGTTCTGATCGAAACTCTGACCGAGCTTGGAGCGGAAGTTCGTTGGTCTTCTTGTAATATCTTCTCCACTCAAGATCATGCGGCAGCTGCTATTGCGAAAACCGGAGTTCCTGTGTTCGCTTGGAAAGGTGAAACGGAAGAAGAATACTGGTGGTGTGTGGAACAGACCATCTTCTTCGAAGACGGAAAAGGTCCGAACATGATCCTGGACGATGGTGGTGACTTAACCATGTACGTTCACGAGAAATATCCACAACTTCTCGCTGAGATCAAAGGAGTTTCTGAAGAAACTACTACAGGAGTAAAAGGTCTCGAAAAACTGCTCAAAAAAGGCGAGTTGAAACTTCCTGCGATCAATGTGAACGATTCCGTTACAAAGTCTAAATTCGACAACTTATACGGTTGTAGAGAATCCTTGGCAGACGGTATCAAACGTGCAACCGACGTTATGCTTGCTGGAAAAGTAGCACTCGTTTGCGGTTATGGAGACGTTGGAAAGGGTTCTGCCGCTTCTTTACGCAATTTTGGAGCTAGAGTGATCGTTACCGAGATCGATCCTATCTGCGCTCTTCAGGCAGTAATGGAAGGATACCAAGTTCTAAGGGTAGAAGATGCGATCGAATTTACTGATATTGTAGTAACTGCGACCGGAAACGACGACATTATTTCCCTTGAACACATGAAAGCAATGAAAGACGGCGCAATTCTTTGTAATATCGGACACTTCGACACTGAGATCCAAATGTCCAGATTGAACGCAGAGAAAGGTGTGGTGAAGAAGGAAATCAAACCTCAGGTGGACAAATACACCTTCGAGAACGGTAAATCCATTATCGTTCTTGCAGAAGGCCGTTTGGTAAACTTGGGTTGTGCAACTGGTCACCCATCTTTCGTAATGTCTTGCTCTTTCACAAACCAAGTGTTGGCTCAGATCGAACTTTGGAACAATAAGTACGAGATTGGCGTCTATAGATTACCTAAAAAATTGGATGAGAAAGTTGCAGCGTTACATTTGGAGCAATTAGGAGTTCGCCTAACCACGTTAAACGCTAAACAAGCTGAGTACATCGGAGTACCGGTAGAAGGTCCGTTCAAACCGGAACATTACCGCTATTGA
- a CDS encoding FecR family protein: protein MKYRALVFAFAIFSILVALPSSIFAEEEIAIVLFVVGDVSGTQDGKKVNLKKNSILKKQDELETKDGKVDLQIGPSVVIRIAAFTKVKIAELSSDKKTNKSKLELVSGKVFARVDKGSKKEDFTITAPSYNAGVRGTQFVVCEESEAQRKESPDNEDSDVPNGIFVKEGEVGVTTENGKSFPLKRDEEAVVSPQGLLKQPLEEFMREKMKILDGFKKIMEENYKILRDQKLQNQELLNQTKQDI from the coding sequence ATGAAATACCGAGCACTTGTATTTGCCTTCGCCATTTTCTCTATTTTAGTTGCATTACCATCTTCGATTTTCGCAGAAGAAGAAATTGCGATCGTGCTATTTGTTGTAGGTGACGTTTCCGGAACCCAGGATGGGAAAAAGGTAAACCTCAAGAAGAATTCTATCTTAAAAAAGCAGGACGAACTTGAAACGAAGGATGGAAAAGTCGATCTTCAGATTGGTCCTTCAGTTGTTATTCGCATTGCAGCTTTTACAAAAGTTAAGATTGCAGAACTAAGTTCCGACAAAAAGACAAATAAATCAAAATTAGAACTCGTTTCTGGTAAGGTATTTGCTCGTGTAGATAAGGGATCTAAGAAAGAAGATTTTACGATCACTGCGCCTTCTTACAATGCTGGTGTTCGAGGGACACAATTTGTAGTTTGCGAAGAAAGCGAGGCTCAACGCAAAGAAAGTCCTGATAATGAAGATTCTGATGTGCCCAATGGGATCTTCGTTAAGGAAGGAGAAGTCGGAGTTACTACAGAAAACGGAAAAAGTTTCCCTTTAAAACGAGATGAGGAAGCTGTAGTATCTCCTCAAGGTCTTTTGAAACAGCCACTAGAAGAATTTATGCGCGAAAAAATGAAGATTCTAGATGGCTTTAAGAAGATCATGGAAGAAAATTATAAGATTCTTCGAGATCAAAAACTTCAGAATCAGGAATTATTAAATCAAACTAAGCAGGATATATAG
- a CDS encoding DUF362 domain-containing protein has product MAYVVTEPCVGCKITYCAAACPVEAFREGKDYLVIDPDICINCNDCLRECPVNAIFPEDEVPVMWKDWIVLNAKESKKFPMINDLKKPLLDKDCNIKEL; this is encoded by the coding sequence GTGGCATACGTAGTAACTGAACCCTGTGTTGGGTGTAAAATTACATACTGTGCTGCTGCCTGTCCTGTAGAAGCTTTCCGAGAAGGGAAGGATTACTTAGTCATAGATCCGGACATTTGCATCAATTGTAATGATTGTTTGAGAGAATGTCCGGTGAATGCCATCTTCCCGGAGGACGAGGTTCCGGTGATGTGGAAAGACTGGATCGTTTTGAATGCAAAAGAATCGAAAAAGTTCCCGATGATCAACGATCTTAAAAAACCTCTTTTAGATAAAGACTGCAATATTAAAGAATTATGA
- a CDS encoding ArsR/SmtB family transcription factor: MSLKDMSLERESVETYPDSIVVTPSTAKGALQDRDILLAIKALSDETRIRVLRILSVAPLNVQEITEVLDMGQSRISRHLKILADAGFLTSQREGSWVYYSPTVSNEDSQDFSAKFHTLLLNFEKSLPYSEQDLVKTKDILRQRDLKRSKYFDDVAQNWESVQSDVLDPVLYRNKILDLLPEHSRRILDLGCGPGGLIPYLLMKSQEVIGIDSSEKMIKEAKSAFLNNSQVHFLTSEIETLPGNLIQSADSVVASMVLHHLSNPPQAMKEIYKVLKDDGTFIIVDLKKHNQEIMRDNFADLWLGFESELLADWLNHTGFSLESIEEVESQKYFKVLIIKAKKRGGL, encoded by the coding sequence ATGTCGCTAAAGGATATGTCTTTAGAAAGAGAATCTGTCGAAACTTACCCAGATTCAATTGTCGTTACTCCTTCTACAGCAAAAGGAGCCCTTCAGGATCGAGATATTCTACTCGCGATAAAAGCATTATCAGATGAAACTCGCATTCGGGTTCTTCGGATACTTTCCGTTGCACCTCTTAATGTTCAGGAAATAACGGAAGTCTTGGACATGGGCCAATCTAGGATTTCTAGACATCTAAAGATTCTGGCAGATGCTGGATTTCTGACATCTCAACGTGAAGGCTCTTGGGTATATTATAGCCCTACGGTTTCGAATGAAGATTCGCAAGATTTTTCTGCCAAATTTCATACGCTTCTTCTGAATTTTGAAAAGAGTCTTCCTTATTCGGAACAAGACTTAGTTAAGACGAAAGATATTCTCAGACAAAGAGATCTGAAAAGATCAAAATACTTCGATGATGTTGCCCAAAATTGGGAAAGCGTGCAGAGCGATGTTCTTGATCCGGTTCTGTATAGGAATAAGATCTTGGATTTACTTCCGGAACATTCTCGTCGGATCTTAGACCTTGGATGTGGTCCCGGTGGTTTAATCCCTTACTTGTTGATGAAGAGTCAGGAAGTTATCGGGATCGATTCTTCCGAGAAGATGATCAAAGAGGCGAAAAGTGCCTTTTTAAATAATTCTCAAGTCCATTTTCTCACATCCGAGATTGAAACTCTTCCGGGGAATTTGATTCAATCTGCAGATTCTGTCGTAGCTTCGATGGTCCTCCATCACCTTTCCAATCCACCTCAAGCTATGAAGGAAATATATAAAGTTCTAAAGGACGATGGCACTTTCATCATCGTAGATCTAAAGAAGCATAACCAAGAAATCATGCGCGATAATTTCGCCGACTTATGGCTCGGATTCGAGTCGGAACTTCTCGCAGATTGGTTGAACCATACCGGTTTCAGCCTTGAATCGATCGAAGAAGTAGAATCTCAGAAATACTTCAAAGTATTAATAATTAAAGCTAAGAAAAGAGGAGGACTTTAA